The genomic region TAacatataatgaaaatttgttctattttttttaactttttaatttttaataatatatttaattattatatatttttattattaatacattaaaatcagatgtatatattgtattaataattttgaaactcAATTGCTTTTTTTCTGAATCGTGTTTTGCATTATCTAGTTTATAATATAGTTtgcatattttacatgtttgtattgtctacatgaaaaaagTTCGTGTAAACATcacatataattgtttattcttttatgtaaaaaaccCGGGGGTAATCTTGAAATATACAGCTTATTGTTAGCACAATACTATACAATTctgcaataattatatacataaataatccatataggcgtaattttaaaacttacggcacaatcctaattttttaaatattccttCCAAAATGCACACTCTTAAAAACTTTATAGACTGAACTTTGGAACACAAATATCTTATTACGTTTATTTGTCTCATATCTATAGCGTTCGTCATTCGCGTTATCTCCAAACCATTAAGGcgtaatgaaatttatattgtataatgaatTAACCGCGGTATAATTTGGACATCCCCACTTGTTACTTTGCATAGGTTGTCGTTTTTTAATAGTGCTATAGGATATAAACTAACAGTGGCAAATTCGCACTACTAGCAGCTTCTAGCGTCTAGCTGGCGTCTTTGTCTGGCGTAGCATACTAGCGGAGTAGTGTGCCATTTGCTGTCATTGCTGACGGATCAGCGGCGTTCCGTTAGCTCGTTCAAAGCATTTTTGGAAATTCCGATTAAATTGTCAGTGTTATGTTAGTGCCTCCGGCATAAATCAACCTCGACAACCGTAAACTTATGGAGGCCGAGAACGAGGAAGTGCCCCTGCAAGCGACGACAGATGTGTCAGCAGCGTCGACGCCAACCGAGAACCATAACCACAACAAGGTTCGCAGAAGGAACGTGCCCGAGTCGGCGGCCAAGGCGGATGACACCGGGCTCGATCGCGTGCCCCTTATAACTTTGCCCGACTCCACGAAAGCGTGGCACGGCGGCGTCGTGCCGCGGATACCGGATCTCGCCGATGTGGCCGCGGCGGGCAAGCAGCGGAACGGCGTGCTAACGTCTCGCGAGGATGACCATGACAGCGCAACCACGGAGGCTTTCACGAGTCGCGAGAAAATGAAGATGAGCGTTATCCGCGGCAGCATCATTAATCCGGATCTCACGTTAGGAGAGCTCAGACTGCTCGGCTGCAGCAGCGAAGGCTTCGTTAATGGTACTTTTACCCAGGTGACGATACATTATGATCAACAAGGAACcttaacaataattttgctCTTTGAAATTCTTTGCCTCGAAAGAGAATTTCATAGTTTTTGATTTTGCGCGTGATTGCTAAGGTAGTTTCTGGATACAGATGATAATTCCCAGAGCTAATCTTCTAATATCACTTATAAAAAATGGTTCCTTTTTGAGAATAATTCTGTTTTTTGTGAATAAGTCTTGAAATCATGAGGATGATCTGTAGATGATGTACGAAGGGTACTGTGGCCGAAACTTTTGCGACTGGCACAATTGGAGCTTGCGCCTGTTGATGGACTAGAAACTGTACATACTTATATACCAAATGAGATTTACCAGCAGATATTGAAGGATGTGGCACGTAGTGGTAGTCATATCTCGCCGAATGCGACGGAAAAAGAGACGGAAAATTTTCAGGAGCAGTTAACTCAGCTTATGTGCTGGGTACTTCATAGACATTCCCAATTGAAGTTAGTATATTTAAGCATGAATAATGTTTGTTAcagtttttgataaatttatgtatatctATAACTTGTGTCTTAttgcaatacaaaataaaataatgtgttcTTAGTTACTACCAGGGATACAATGATGTGGCAGCGACTGTGTTGCTTGTGATGGGATTACAAACAGGCTTGTACGTGCTTGAGAGTATCTCGCTAGAATTCCTGGAAAGGTTCATGGAAAAGACCATGGAAAAAGTGAATCAagagttattttatatatttgcattgCTGGAAAGAGTACACCCTACTCTTTTAGAACATTTAGAAAAGTTAGTTCTCATCTATTCAAACATGAtctggaattttttaattaaaaatttaaagttataaaattaataatattttatgtataaattatctcaaaaatttttttttattttaattatatttttattttacacttttgcTGCTACTAATATAATCTTATTACTAAtagcagattttttttttaaattttagtgtaGAACTATTTCCACACTTTGCTCTGGCTGAATATACAACATGGTATGCACACAAGTATGCGGAAAATCGAAAATTGTTGCAtagattatttgattttttcctGGGTAGTCCCCCGTTCATGCCTCTCTATTTAAGTACAGTAATTGTTGCACATAGAGCTACAGAAATCTTCAATACTACACCCGACATGGGGCATACGCATAAGGTATTGTGTACGGTGagtataattaagaaaatagttggctatgaaaaaaaaaaaaatagaattacttAAATGCAAGTTTACATTTTCAGTTACCTGATGACTTGCCATTTGAAAATCTTATGGTAGAAGCAAAGAATCTATATCGACAATATCCCCCTGAATCTATCAGTAATGATGTCAGGGATTATGATCATAAGAGAAAGATTAAAGAACAAGAATGGAAGGCAAAGGCGGAAGCAAGCCGCcaggagagagaaagacaacgaaaattaaaaattgttcagtCAACGCCAAGGATATCTTATCGCATTAGAAGTTACAAGACCATTACTGTTGTGACTATTTTAGCTTTGGGAATATATGCTTTTATAAGATCCTCGACAGGGCTTAACTGACATTAGGAGATATtatttgttgtataaaatatattaaaattagaatttttatattttttaaaacaaaaacttttcaCTTCTTTGATGTCGCTGATGAGTTTggacaaaaatttaaaagtataagatTAAAAGCAAGCACCAAAGAAATGAAGGGGCAAGGTATATGTATTGCTAAGAATGAAAGGTTTGGTTGTCAGTATTTGAGCAAATCTGTTCTAGGACACATGAATCAGAATCTTGTGCATTCCTACGCTGCCTTTATGCTGTGTTCTGAAGGCTAATCTGAACTATTTAATATgtgttaaaaaaagaatcacaaatatatgaaaatttacaGGAGAGAAGTAATTTCAACTATTCATAATTGCAAAAAGTTTGTTACCTAAATTgaacattgtttaaattgaacataaaacatgtaaaaagattttgtacGTAATAagtaatgttaattataattatgttgttaTATATTATCTGTGATTAgacaaaattttatctatttataattacatctgcaaaaaagaaaaattatgctAATTAATCGTTATgatcaataataaaaacattttattttttaacaacatttgtttattattatctttgatgatgtaaatttcttttttgtagtaatttatatatattatattgttttaacttagaaaatatatatttagtcaTGCATTATCTAGTTTATCAAGTATGATAACattcaatattaaaagattacaaTATCAATGCTTATACTTTACATaggatatttatttttcaccattttgtacataaatataattttatagaaacttttAATATGCTCCTATAAGTgtttattacatatgtatattacatatataagtccatatacgtatttataaatttatttataccaaaaGAGATACAAGAGGTTATATCTGGATATTACCAAAAAAAACTTGTGAAGTTCACTTAAGAAATTTGACTTGTTTATCAATATTTCCtaaggaaatatttttatcaaatttcttgAGACTTTAATATTAGTCTATATTATTATAAGTGTTCATGGCAATTATAAATcgatgtaaatatatatatttacaatggATTTCTGACTAGTAGATTATGAAACTCGGATTTCATTGTTATTCTAATTATGCTGTATCAGCcactaaaaaaatatgttactgTACAATATAAACACTTTATATGTAGggtgtaaaatattattactatatatcACTAGTCATTTTAACTTGATTGCTCTTTGTTTCACGTGAGATCACATTacgtaaaaattgataatatatattgaatatataaatatacatatgagAAGGagataaagtattatatttataggaGAGCATAGTTAGTTAATGAGCGGAAGTATTGacatttagaaaatgtttttgtaaCTGCACCACTTTATAATATTCCCAATTGATATTTGCTGGTGTGTTAtgtaatgatatattttaatgaacattgtagttaataaaaatatattttcgattATATTGTCTCGTATTTTTTTgccaataaattattatatatattggtAAATTACTTGGTTAAATTAGTAAAACGTTTCTTcaatataatcttattaaaattattttatatttcgaatattaatttatatcaaaatgtaaaaaataatttaaaaaattaaattaaattaactaaatcGTTACATTTTTTGCATGTCATTAATACTAATGAGTCATGTTACACTGTTAGAACTTTCTTAATGTATGCTAAAGCGTCAGGATTTCTCAAGATTTCAGTGTGATCCACTCCAGGAAaactttgattataaattttttggttTTGTGATTTCCGCCAATGTGTACATGCCTCCAAACTTCTAATATTCACAGTTCCGTCACCATCTCCAACTATTAATTGAGGATAACCATTTACATTTGTACCCTTATAATACAAcctgtacaaaaataaatgcaaatttaattaaacgacTATTTCGTCACAAATCCAaatatctaatataaattttttatgcaaccaAATTATATACAAACTTTTCTACAGTGTCCACTTTGCTGCCGTATAAACAATGTACTTCAACACCTGGTGCTGTAAAATCCAACTGATATTTTTCACTGTCTTTTCTGAATTCCCAAGCGTTAGGGACGTCTATGTCTctgtaatatgtttaaaaatatgtttaaaaatatttgagaataaaatgcagcagatataataattatctaaataaccttacttaaaatattgttgtaaatCATTCAATGTGTAATTTTTCTGATCTGACTGCACCAAAATCTCTGTGTCTTTCCAAAATAGTTTTGATGGTAATAACCACCCTAAACTTGGATTCGTTATCTGTTCATTTCTTAATACACTTTCACGAAGAAAATATGTGCCTAAGTCATCTCCTGTAgatatataagtttaaaatgtgtaaagtatgatattttataaaacaaaagaaaaatttatataaattatattatttttaagttatctgataatttatcagaaatatGCGCAATAATATAATGACTATTAGGTATCTTATTTAATCAATGATACTGATAATATTGTTGATCATGTAAATCCCTATTATAGATAAATTGGTATATTTACCAATGGCAAATACTTTGATAGCCTTGACAGATCCTGCCCATACAGCACCAATTGTGATTAGGGCATTTATGTATTTGTCTTTCCACTTTTGACTCTGGCGTTGTAACATTATGAGGGACATGGGACCGCCCATGCTGTGAGCCAGTAGTGTCACTGGtgtattattattcattacatATGTTTTCTCGACTAGAGTTTTCAGCTTAGTGAAGAATTCTTCACTCTCACCTGGAATTCAAGATCTTTATCTCGGTAAATTTGTAGTATAATCAAGTAAGATACACATTACTAAATGCCAATGCTTAATGCCTATCTGAAACAACTTATCAATATTGTTTTTTCTACATACTAGGGCCCTTTCTGAAATCGTAAGGCGCACCGCGCAACGACGTGTTTCTGACGTATCCTAAGTCGGTCACCAGCATATTTCCAATGTCCTTGAAATACGAGCCTGGCGAGGCCCTGCTGGGATCTATGTATTCGACTACAAGCGGATTGCCCCATCCTGGTATCCTTGTCTCTACACCAGGCTGATTACTAGAGGTTCTCGTtacattatcataatttaatttgagaTTATCGATCTgcaacaaaattcaaaatatactttCAAATTATTCTTGGCCAGGAAAGAAGGAAAACTAGCGCATGACAGATCAACGATCATACAAAACAGTCTATCACGACAGGTACGAGCAGTTCCATGTTCAGCCATAGGCTGAAATAATCGTTGGATACTTTTTCACAGATGTAATGCACCACCGACGTCTTGTTGAGCTTAGCCTCGACCTGACTGCCGCCATTACCTGGAACTGGAATATCATTTTCCTTTGTGAGTAAACGCGCTTTTCgcaacgtctcgagataagttGATATCTTCGAAGTTCTACGACATTACGATAAGAGAATTGCGTACAAAGCACTTCAGTGCCGCGTTTTGCGCCCTAAGatgcagagaaagagagaaagaaaggagtcAGAGAATAACCTTCGAACGAACGCTCGAAAAGACGTTTCTAAACAAAACgttttttgtataaacaaagACGTTGTTTGGGTAACTCACCTAAGATAACGGGCGACACTTGTTTCGTCTTGACGCGCCAGGATTTTGAGCTTGCCGGTCGCGCGGCGAGCGAGAGAATAATTGTTGCGCTCAGGAGAGCCGCCAGGCGCATTGTTCGTCCACGACTGCGGATTTAAAGACGGCAGGCGGAGTCAACACGGGGAGAGGAAACACGTGAATGTCCCGGAGTCGAATACCTCGCAACCAAACTCGACGGACGGTTTGCGCTCGGCGTTGCTCGGCGTCCGTGCGTCCTTCTCCGAACCGACGAACAAAATGTGACAAACGCTCGTCCACGAAGACTATAGAGGAGACGCAATTCGCATGGAGGGGATGGTCCGAAAAACATTACAACGCTGGCGCTACTGTCCGTGAGAGTCAATGCGCTGTCATCGCGTTGTTTTGTCGGAGTAATCAGTTGATGTCTTATCTCATACACATATGCACACGTGCGCAGGAAGAGAAGGAGAGGCTCGCGATCGGCGATGACCAATCGGAGCGACGG from Solenopsis invicta isolate M01_SB chromosome 7, UNIL_Sinv_3.0, whole genome shotgun sequence harbors:
- the LOC105200061 gene encoding phospholipase A2 group XV isoform X1, which encodes MRLAALLSATIILSLAARPASSKSWRVKTKQVSPVILVPGNGGSQVEAKLNKTSVVHYICEKVSNDYFSLWLNMELLVPVVIDCFIDNLKLNYDNVTRTSSNQPGVETRIPGWGNPLVVEYIDPSRASPGSYFKDIGNMLVTDLGYVRNTSLRGAPYDFRKGPSESEEFFTKLKTLVEKTYVMNNNTPVTLLAHSMGGPMSLIMLQRQSQKWKDKYINALITIGAVWAGSVKAIKVFAIGDDLGTYFLRESVLRNEQITNPSLGWLLPSKLFWKDTEILVQSDQKNYTLNDLQQYFKDIDVPNAWEFRKDSEKYQLDFTAPGVEVHCLYGSKVDTVEKLYYKGTNVNGYPQLIVGDGDGTVNIRSLEACTHWRKSQNQKIYNQSFPGVDHTEILRNPDALAYIKKVLTV
- the LOC105200061 gene encoding phospholipase A2 group XV isoform X2, translating into MELLVPVVIDCFIDNLKLNYDNVTRTSSNQPGVETRIPGWGNPLVVEYIDPSRASPGSYFKDIGNMLVTDLGYVRNTSLRGAPYDFRKGPSESEEFFTKLKTLVEKTYVMNNNTPVTLLAHSMGGPMSLIMLQRQSQKWKDKYINALITIGAVWAGSVKAIKVFAIGDDLGTYFLRESVLRNEQITNPSLGWLLPSKLFWKDTEILVQSDQKNYTLNDLQQYFKDIDVPNAWEFRKDSEKYQLDFTAPGVEVHCLYGSKVDTVEKLYYKGTNVNGYPQLIVGDGDGTVNIRSLEACTHWRKSQNQKIYNQSFPGVDHTEILRNPDALAYIKKVLTV
- the LOC105200062 gene encoding TBC1 domain family member 20, whose product is MEAENEEVPLQATTDVSAASTPTENHNHNKVRRRNVPESAAKADDTGLDRVPLITLPDSTKAWHGGVVPRIPDLADVAAAGKQRNGVLTSREDDHDSATTEAFTSREKMKMSVIRGSIINPDLTLGELRLLGCSSEGFVNDDVRRVLWPKLLRLAQLELAPVDGLETVHTYIPNEIYQQILKDVARSGSHISPNATEKETENFQEQLTQLMCWVLHRHSQLNYYQGYNDVAATVLLVMGLQTGLYVLESISLEFLERFMEKTMEKVNQELFYIFALLERVHPTLLEHLENVELFPHFALAEYTTWYAHKYAENRKLLHRLFDFFLGSPPFMPLYLSTVIVAHRATEIFNTTPDMGHTHKVLCTLPDDLPFENLMVEAKNLYRQYPPESISNDVRDYDHKRKIKEQEWKAKAEASRQERERQRKLKIVQSTPRISYRIRSYKTITVVTILALGIYAFIRSSTGLN